In Aspergillus flavus chromosome 3, complete sequence, one genomic interval encodes:
- a CDS encoding AEX-3 domain protein, translated as MPPSLREQSSSFARPSTRDRPATRDQGENSLVVPSRTSSLHSRITQPIPSQMNAKPAQRTPKTLTHAYMVCGVGREPSQWVRAPAPEQGKIGHMKGAVGQFWLPEILGSSPRLEQDNEIAKSLHSAMRACFPHDVEICTGKTQPHCVHHAFVLQQDSSHTLYGIALRVWSRADEKRAETIRELRKKTEPDFYDNPEETYWIPYCLSFLSRYPLYDLLGDYLRGMWIHWNKATNLFHAEEVSRILSFPAPRLNDLVRIDMKDYALCYQFPSSPTGFQNFAMWPLFNCLSIPNIVGVIEAAVSPTRRIIFVSHYSAMLTIAAETIRYCVRVYEWSGLYVPVVHARHIKDLVQEPGPYILGVTAECRTLFNAPNDALVVDLDRNFVLTSSPPNVLTPGQRTKFINRLTQALNGDVSPSGVPNHLRSAYAGGKLIPAGQIIVMRGEVESIQDPQWWNQDAVMGVMDHVCEKLGRNTGVKAIFGGSVKKPLMTKVSTRHLNEIVRERNQYSRDAMEAWQDFINLKGRMDTELSKVTKRNNFLVEELETWKQQFLKFQAFAEQLTKETSELKVKIENHKRENRRLTGLIDQQKDDVARLTLRLSGTEKQRDDALEALVLQQEIAEELERERKRNQQELSSLQHSNKSLARQRDEAQRVVLHLRSLINGQTHHMEHIIRSIGSEVDISELAEQEAAEESKEFKESKAAEPTLAPTPKPRRQSSTPRLDDNRASRVMKDMSPELEQHLLNIGNGHNRSLARLSITDVADRYLRDKTDAISDIIRSISEQCAAAVEGLHLAQDAEDDDSDESSKTLNGNRLAPEDQSSIREGSEMGDVDNSLHAHRASSVPPTPDLVHNRSSTSMSMVSNSTFPERSSQQYGPGEVPTRIVEDDDEHSHETDGLDDQTETGTLSKQTSEDLMRSSTSRLVA; from the exons ATGCCTCCGTCTCTGAGAGAACAGTCCTCCTCCTTTGCCCGACCATCCACACGCGACCGCCCGGCCACCCGCGACCAGGGTGAAAACTCGCTAGTCGTTCCTAGTCGCACCTCCTCGCTTCATTCCCGCATCACCCAGCCGATCCCGTCACAGATGAACGCGAAACCGGCCCAGCGAACGCCAAAAACCTTGACCCATGCTTACATGGTCTGTGGCGTGGGCCGCGAACCCTCCCAATGGGTGAGGGCGCCCGCACCCGAGCAGGGAAAAATTGGCCATATGAAAGGTGCCGTGGGTCAGTTTTGGTTGCCGGAGATCCTGGGTAGCAGCCCCCGGTTGGAACAGGATAATGAGATTGCTAAGTCTTTGCACTCGGCAATGAGG GCATGTTTCCCCCACGACGTTGAGATCTGCACAGGCAAGACCCAGCCTCATTGCGTACACCATGCTTTCGTTCTGCAGCAAGACTCCTCCCACACCCTCTACGGTATCGCTCTGCGGGTGTGGTCAAGGGCCGATGAAAAGCGCGCAGAGACCATTCGCGAGCTGCGCAAAAAGACCGAGCCGGACTTCTACGATAACCCCGAGGAGACCTACTGGATCCCGTATTGCTTAAGCTTTTTGTCGAGATACCCGCTGTACGACCTGTTGGGTGATTACCTACGAGGCATGTGGATTCACTGGAACAAGGCCACAAACTTGTTCCACGCCGAGGAGGTGTCCCGAATCCTCAGCTTCCCCGCGCCCCGCCTTAACGACCTAGTTCGCATTGATATGAAGGATTATGCCTTGTGCTACCAATTTCCGTCATCCCCTACGGGGTTCCAGAACTTTGCCATGTGGCCCCTGTTCAATTGTTTGTCGATTCCGAACATCGTTGGGGTTATTGAGGCTGCTGTGTCACCCACTCGTCGCATAATTTTCGTCAGCCATTACTCCGCCATGCTGACTATTGCTGCTGAGACTATTCGGTACTGCGTTCGAGTCTATGAATGGAGTGGGCTGTATGTCCCAGTGGTCCACGCCCGTCACATCAAAGACCTGGTTCAGGAGCCTGGGCCTTACATTCTTGGTGTTACGGCGGAGTGCCGGACATTGTTTAACGCACCAAACGACGCTCTGGTTGTGGACCTTGACCGGAACTTCGTGCTCACTTCCAGCCCACCAAACGTTCTGACGCCAGGACAACGTACCAAATTTATCAACCGCTTGACACAAGCTTTGAACGGCGATGTCTCCCCATCAGGTGTGCCGAACCACCTCCGGTCGGCATACGCTGGTGGTAAGCTCATCCCCGCTGGTCAGATCATTGTGATGAGGGGAGAGGTTGAGAGCATCCAGGATCCCCAATGGTGGAACCAGGATGCTGTGATGGGCGTCATGGACCATGTATGTGAGAAGCTGGGTCGTAACACTGGCGTTAAGGCCATTTTCGGCGGCTCTGTCAAGAAGCCTCTGATGACCAAGGTGTCCACCCGTCATCTCAACGAGATTGTACGCGAGCGAAACCAATACTCCCGCGATGCTATGGAGGCTTGGCAGGATTTCATTAACCTGAAGGGTCGCATGGACACTGAGCTGAGCAAGGTTACTAAGCGCAACAACTTCTTGgttgaggagttggagaCCTGGAAGCAGCAGTTCCTCAAATTCCAGGCCTTCGCAGAGCAGCTCACCAAGGAGACCTCCGAACTCAAGGTCAAGATTGAGAATCATAAGCGTGAGAATCGTCGCCTCACTGGCCTCATTGACCAGCAGAAGGATGATGTGGCCCGCCTTACTCTTCGTTTGTCTGGCACTGAGAAGCAGCGCGACGACGCTCTTGAAGCGTTGGTTCTTCAACAGGAGATTGCAGAGGAACTGGAGCGCGAGCGCAAGCGGAACCAGCAGGAGCTGTCATCCCTGCAACACAGTAATAAATCTCTGGCTCGGCAGCGTGATGAGGCTCAACGGGTGGTTTTGCATCTCCGTAGCCTCATCAACGGTCAAACTCACCATATGGAGCACATCATTCGCTCCATCGGTAGCGAGGTCGATATCTCTGAGTTGGCAGAACAAGAGGCGGCcgaggaaagcaaagaattCAAGGAAAGCAAGGCAGCCGAACCGACACTGGCACCGACACCCAAGCCTCGGAGACAATCGAGCACTCCTCGTCTAGACGATAACCGTGCGTCCAGGGTCATGAAGGACATGAGCCCCGAACTGGAGCAGCATCTCCTAAACATCGGTAATGGGCACAACCGCTCTCTCGCTCGTCTAAGCATAACTGATGTTGCAGATCGCTACCTGCGGGACAAGACCGACGCGATCTCCGACATCATCCGCAGCATCAGCGAACAGTGCGCTGCTGCCGTGGAGGGCCTGCATTTGGCCCAGGATGCGGAGGATGATGACTCAGACGAGTCCAGCAAGACACTGAATGGAAACAGACTGGCCCCTGAGGATCAGTCCTCAATTCGCGAGGGCAGCGAAATGGGCGACGTGGATAACTCCCTTCACGCCCACCGGGCCTCCAGTGTTCCTCCCACACCAGACTTGGTACATAACCGGTCGAGTACTTCAATGTCCATGGTGAGCAATTCAACCTTTCCGGAAAGGTCGAGCCAACAGTATGGACCAGGTGAGGTGCCCACCAGGATagttgaggatgatgatgagcaCAGCCATGAGACCGATGGTCTTGATGACCAGACCGAGACCGGAACTCTGTCTAAGCAGACCAGCGAGGATCTCATGCGGTCGAGCACTTCCCGGCTGGTCGCTTAA
- a CDS encoding putative transporter (MFS monosaccharide transporter), whose product MSSIDLDKRKDGPTVEHDEDAIPGLHYQTVDPHVNPDAISYGPSGVKGLFTSNYVFGAATLASLGGFSMGYDMGVISIINVMEPFHQAFPKAETSFGKGLMTGMLLLGAFIGCIFMSYLSDRISRKWAITAMVVAFDIGAILQTAAVNYDMLVAGRFIGGIGVGTLAMGAPLYISEISPPNMRGTLLVLESISISAGVVIAYWITFGTRHMTGEACFRLPFGLQMVSATALGLGIHFFPYSPRWLALVNRDAECLTSLTKLRNLPATDERVQIEYNSILSEVRFQKIVQERKHPGAKGLKLEILSWFDLFSKETWKRTAVGCGIAFFQQFSGINAFIYYAPTLFESLGQTSEMSLILSGVFNVLQFVAAIICFLLIEKIGRRPLAIGGAFGMTGAYVVIAVLSGVYSKDWQANMAAGWACVAMAFVFILLYGVSYSPLGWALPSEVFSTTSRSKGVALSTCVIWLSDFIIGLITPSMLANIEYRTYIFFAVMCFVAGVWAILLVPETSGKSLEEIDELFGDDSAKKEREIAAAALGSPSAERGVMTV is encoded by the exons ATGAGCTCGATCGATCTAGACAAACGCAAGGATGGCCCGACAGTCGAACACGACGAGGATGCCATACCAGGCCTTCATTATCAAACCGTAGATCCCCATGTCAATCCGGATGCAATTTCCTACGGCCCCAGTGGTGTCAAAGGTCTTTTTACCTCCAACTATGTCTTCGGTGCGGCCACTCTCGCCTCGCTGGGCGGGTTCTCCATGGGGTATGATATGGGTGTCATTTCCATCATCAATGTGATGGAGCCGTTCCACCAGGCGTTTCCCAAGGCGGAAACCTCCTTCGGGAAGGGCCTGATGACTGGAATGTTGCTTCTGGGTGCCTTTATTGGTTGTATATTCATGTCCTATCTTTCGGATCGCATCTCGAGAAAATGGGCGATCACGGCTATGGTGGTAGCTTTCGACATCGGTGCCATTCTGCAGACAGCTGCCGTAAACTACGACATGCTAGTAGCCGGAAGATTTATCGGTGGTATTGGGGTTGGCACATTAGCAATG GGCGCACCCCTCTACATCTCCGAGATCTCACCCCCAAACATGCGCGGCACACTTCTAGTCCTCGaatccatctccatctccgcgGGCGTAGTAATAGCCTACTGGATCACCTTCGGAACACGCCACATGACCGGTGAAGCATGCTTTCGCCTCCCCTTCGGCCTCCAAATGGTCTCAGCCACAGCCCTCGGCCTGGGCATCCACTTCTTCCCCTACTCGCCACGCTGGCTGGCGCTCGTAAACCGTGACGCCGAATGCCTAACCAGCCTTACGAAACTGCGCAACCTCCCCGCCACCGACGAGCGCGTCCAGATCGAATACAACAGCATCCTCTCCGAAGTCCGCTTCCAAAAGATTGTCCAGGAGCGTAAACACCCCGGCGCAAAGGGCCTGAAGCTCGAGATCCTGTCATGGTTTGATCTGTTCTCAAAGGAAACTTGGAAACGCACGGCAGTCGGCTGTGGTATCGCATTCTTCCAGCAATTCTCGGGGATCAATGCTTTTATCTACTACGCGCCGACGCTCTTCGAATCTCTCGGTCAAACCTCTGAGATGTCTCTCATTCTCTCTGGTGTTTTTAACGTTCTCCAGTTCGTTGCCGCGATTATCTGTTTCCTTctcattgagaagatcgGCCGGCGACCGCTCGCCATCGGCGGTGCGTTCGGGATGACAGGGGCGTACGTTGTTATCGCGGTATTGTCGGGTGTGTACTCGAAAGACTGGCAAGCCAATATGGCGGCCGGCTGGGCGTGTGTGGCGATGGCGTTTGTGTTCATCTTGCTATACGGAGTCTCCTATTCGCCATTAGGTTGGGCCTTGCCATCTGAGGTATTCTCGACGACGTCACGTTCCAAAGGCGTAGCCCTTTCGACATGCGTGATTTGGTTGTCGGATTTTATTATCGGGTTGATCACACCGTCAATGTTGGCCAATATTGAGTATCGGACGtacatcttcttcgcggTGATGTGTTTTGTTGCAGGTGTTTGGGCGATTCTGCTGGTACCGGAGACGAGTGGAAAGTcgttggaggagattgatGAGTTGTTTGGGGATGACAGcgcgaagaaggagagggagattGCGGCCGCTGCTCTCGGTTCTCCCTCTGCAGAGAGGGGTGTTATGACTGTATGA
- a CDS encoding uncharacterized protein (expressed protein), with protein sequence MCAWMDRLSCYFFSFSSIRTIGVFNFISFRDQVVRTFALWVNFLLRHPMWDHHTHCVSLLWHIYFLLSIVSRGAALRAAVVQNLLDWTISTIW encoded by the coding sequence atGTGTGCTTGGATGGATCGATTATCctgttattttttttctttttcctccatACGCACCATTGGCGTTTTTaacttcatttctttccgAGACCAAGTGGTCAGGACTTTTGCTCTTTGGGTCAATTTTTTATTACGGCATCCCATGTGGGACCACCACACTCATTGTGTTTCCTTGTTGTGGCAcatatatttccttttgtctATAGTTTCGAGAGGGGCTGCTTTGAGAGCCGCTGTAGTCCAGAATCTTCTCGATTGGACAATCTCTACCATTTGGTAG